Proteins from one SAR324 cluster bacterium genomic window:
- a CDS encoding DUF2442 domain-containing protein encodes MEKIYDIQDFTISSQSISFKIKNERISIPLEKTGSKLMMSAQENQLQIFEIDVDGIGIYWPLIDEDLSISGLLRSANRDDLIVKKIGSIFSEELERKAS; translated from the coding sequence ATGGAAAAAATATATGATATTCAGGATTTTACAATCTCCTCTCAAAGCATTTCATTTAAAATTAAAAATGAACGGATTTCGATTCCATTAGAAAAAACCGGATCAAAGTTAATGATGTCTGCACAGGAAAATCAATTACAAATTTTTGAGATTGATGTCGATGGAATTGGAATTTACTGGCCTTTGATTGATGAAGACTTATCGATTTCCGGATTATTGAGAAGCGCTAACAGAGATGACCTGATTGTGAAAAAAATCGGCTCAATTTTTTCTGAGGAACTGGAGAGAAAAGCCAGTTAA
- a CDS encoding DUF4160 domain-containing protein yields MPTISMFYGILIRMFFYDMDKHNVPHIHAEYQGQVAVYSILDGTVLAGTLPSKKHKLVVAWIEIHQEDLMADWQLAVNGKKPFPIRGLDQ; encoded by the coding sequence ATGCCAACCATTTCAATGTTCTATGGCATTCTGATCAGGATGTTCTTTTACGATATGGATAAGCATAATGTACCCCATATTCATGCGGAATATCAGGGGCAAGTTGCAGTCTATTCTATTCTGGACGGAACGGTACTGGCTGGCACGCTTCCATCCAAGAAGCATAAACTGGTTGTGGCATGGATTGAAATACACCAAGAGGATTTAATGGCTGATTGGCAATTGGCCGTTAATGGAAAAAAACCTTTTCCCATTAGAGGACTAGACCAATGA
- a CDS encoding PaaI family thioesterase, with the protein MKNARRMFESAAFVHENGIELVDCGPGWCESRLTVKSHHLQQNGFLHAGLQATIADHTAGAAACSLIGSDEAILSIEFKLNLLRPGIGESVRCRGEVIKPGKTVIVTEAWVYSIHNGQEKLVSKMTATMAVVARM; encoded by the coding sequence ATGAAAAATGCCCGACGCATGTTTGAGTCAGCGGCCTTTGTGCATGAGAATGGAATTGAACTGGTGGATTGCGGCCCCGGCTGGTGCGAAAGCCGGTTAACCGTCAAGTCCCATCATTTACAGCAGAATGGATTTTTACACGCGGGTTTGCAAGCCACCATCGCGGATCACACCGCCGGAGCCGCGGCATGCTCCCTGATTGGCTCGGATGAAGCCATTCTCAGCATTGAATTCAAACTCAACCTGCTCCGTCCCGGCATTGGCGAATCGGTACGCTGCCGTGGGGAAGTCATCAAACCAGGAAAAACAGTGATTGTCACCGAAGCCTGGGTTTATTCGATCCACAACGGACAGGAAAAACTTGTTTCCAAAATGACAGCCACCATGGCTGTTGTTGCCAGAATGTGA
- a CDS encoding methylmalonyl-CoA mutase family protein — protein MTDSSPTPSLRFVTATSLFDGHDASINIIRRILQDQGAEVIHLGHNRGVQDIVNTAIQEDAQGIAISSYQGGHMEFFKYMVDLLKDQGASHIKVFGGGGGVIIPREIKELMEYGVARIYSPEDGRQLGLEGMIADMLYQTSQARILQETMPDASQLNASDFSSLAQSITWLENHVDQQEAVKSLLSSLPLSRKVPVIGITGTGGAGKSCLTDEIVRRFLMEFPEYRMAVISVDPTRRRTHGALLGDRLRMNAIESNRVFMRSMATRRAHYATSAALEGTIHLTRKAGFDLILVETAGIGQSDTDIIDLVDLSVYVMTPEFGAATQLEKIDMLDYADLIVLNKFDKPGADDALKAVQKQYQRNRHLFETPKEQLPVFGTIASRFNDVGTNWFYHSLIHRLIEKQQLSWKRNYAASYAISSGNEMIPASRRDYLRNIALTVRDYKEQTGKDAQTARECYQLYGTLSQFGAELPEPFQTISVDGVPSELKSIVKRYNDLLKHLPADLPSRFSKYLLQRQTLQMDKTSYQVRDKVFQVDNFRTSLAGTHIPKVAVPSVKDWGDIYQWINLENFPGEFPYTAGVFPFKREGEDPTRMFAGEGLAERTNRRFHFLSKGQKGVRLSTAFDSVTLYGSNPENRPDILGKVGNSGVSIPTVDDAKRLYSGFDLCDASTSVSMTINGPAPMVLAFFMNAAIDQQVEQHLHQEGQFEQARHKIEELYHQRGFKPPMYRGDLPDGHNGTGIGTLGVSGHQLVSKDIYHNIRASVLQNIRGTVQADILKEDQAQNTCIFSTTFALKMMGDIQEYFIKNKVNNFYSVSISGYHIAEAGANPISQAAFTLANGFTFIEYYLSRGMSIDQFAHNLSFFFSNGMDPEYNVIGRVARRIFALALKNLYHANERSQKLKYHIQTSGRSLHAQEIDFNDIRTTIQALYAIYDNCNSLHTNAYDEAITTPTAESVRRALAIQLIINRESGLAKNENPLQGSFIIEELTQLVEEAILSEFVRLSDRGGVLGAMETMYQRNKIQEESMYYEHLKHSGEFPIIGVNTFLNPNPQDYGNDLELARSTAEEKESQLVSLEQFHKFHQPEAERELQRLGDACEKNQNLFEVLMDVSQVCSLGQISQKLYRHGGQYRRNM, from the coding sequence ATGACAGATTCCAGCCCAACACCATCCCTTCGGTTTGTCACTGCCACCAGTCTGTTTGACGGACATGACGCATCCATCAACATCATCCGCCGTATTCTTCAGGATCAAGGCGCTGAGGTGATTCATCTCGGACACAATCGGGGCGTGCAGGATATTGTCAATACCGCCATTCAGGAAGACGCACAGGGAATCGCGATCAGTTCCTATCAGGGCGGACACATGGAGTTTTTCAAATACATGGTGGATTTGCTCAAAGATCAGGGGGCATCGCACATCAAGGTGTTCGGCGGCGGTGGCGGTGTGATCATTCCCCGTGAAATCAAGGAATTGATGGAGTATGGCGTGGCCCGGATCTATTCGCCGGAAGATGGCCGACAACTTGGACTGGAAGGCATGATCGCGGACATGCTGTATCAAACCAGTCAAGCCAGAATTTTACAGGAAACCATGCCGGATGCGTCTCAATTGAATGCCAGTGATTTTTCCAGCTTGGCCCAAAGCATCACCTGGCTCGAAAATCATGTGGATCAACAGGAAGCCGTTAAATCCTTGCTGAGTTCCCTGCCCTTGTCCCGCAAAGTTCCTGTCATCGGCATCACTGGAACCGGCGGCGCCGGAAAATCATGTCTGACCGATGAAATAGTCCGCAGATTCCTCATGGAATTTCCTGAATATCGCATGGCTGTCATTTCGGTGGACCCCACCCGACGCAGGACTCATGGCGCTTTGTTGGGCGACAGATTGCGGATGAATGCCATTGAATCAAACCGGGTGTTCATGCGTTCCATGGCAACACGCCGTGCGCATTATGCAACCTCTGCCGCCCTGGAAGGCACCATCCATCTGACCCGAAAAGCCGGTTTTGACCTGATCCTTGTCGAAACTGCCGGAATTGGGCAGAGCGACACCGACATCATAGATCTGGTGGATTTGAGTGTGTATGTCATGACGCCTGAATTCGGTGCCGCCACTCAGCTTGAAAAGATCGACATGCTGGATTATGCCGACCTGATTGTACTCAATAAATTTGACAAACCCGGTGCGGATGACGCTCTCAAGGCGGTGCAGAAACAATATCAACGCAACCGGCATCTGTTTGAAACACCCAAAGAACAATTGCCGGTCTTCGGCACCATTGCCAGCCGCTTCAATGACGTTGGCACCAACTGGTTTTATCACAGCCTGATCCATCGTTTGATTGAAAAACAGCAATTGTCCTGGAAACGAAACTATGCCGCATCCTATGCCATTTCGTCCGGCAATGAAATGATTCCAGCATCCCGACGGGATTATCTGCGAAATATTGCGTTGACGGTGAGGGATTATAAGGAACAAACCGGAAAAGACGCTCAAACCGCCCGGGAATGTTATCAATTATACGGCACGCTGTCTCAGTTTGGCGCAGAACTTCCGGAACCCTTCCAGACTATTTCAGTCGATGGCGTGCCCTCAGAATTAAAAAGCATTGTCAAAAGATACAATGATTTGCTGAAACACCTTCCTGCGGATTTGCCCTCCCGATTCAGTAAATACCTGCTTCAGCGCCAGACTCTGCAAATGGATAAAACCAGTTATCAGGTCAGGGATAAAGTATTTCAGGTGGATAATTTCAGAACCAGTCTTGCCGGGACTCACATTCCCAAAGTGGCGGTTCCCTCCGTCAAGGATTGGGGAGATATTTATCAATGGATCAATCTGGAAAATTTTCCCGGAGAATTTCCTTACACAGCCGGAGTGTTTCCGTTCAAACGTGAAGGGGAAGATCCGACACGGATGTTTGCCGGTGAAGGCCTGGCAGAACGCACCAACCGCCGGTTTCACTTTCTTTCCAAAGGCCAGAAGGGGGTTCGTCTGAGTACAGCGTTCGATTCTGTGACTTTGTATGGATCGAACCCGGAAAATCGTCCGGATATTTTAGGAAAAGTCGGCAATTCCGGAGTTTCCATTCCAACCGTGGATGATGCCAAACGACTTTATTCGGGCTTTGACCTGTGTGACGCGTCCACGTCTGTTTCCATGACCATCAATGGTCCGGCGCCCATGGTGCTGGCGTTTTTTATGAATGCAGCGATTGATCAGCAGGTTGAACAGCATCTGCATCAGGAAGGACAGTTCGAACAGGCACGGCACAAGATTGAGGAACTTTATCATCAACGGGGATTCAAACCGCCCATGTATCGTGGAGATCTTCCTGATGGACACAATGGAACGGGCATTGGAACGCTTGGGGTTTCAGGACACCAGCTTGTTTCAAAAGACATCTATCACAACATCCGGGCCTCTGTGCTGCAAAACATTCGGGGAACCGTGCAGGCTGATATTCTCAAGGAAGATCAGGCACAGAATACCTGCATTTTTTCCACAACATTCGCCCTGAAAATGATGGGCGACATTCAGGAATATTTTATCAAAAACAAGGTGAACAATTTTTATTCGGTCAGCATTTCCGGATACCACATTGCGGAAGCCGGCGCCAATCCGATTTCGCAGGCGGCGTTCACCCTGGCGAATGGTTTTACGTTCATTGAATATTATCTGTCACGGGGCATGAGCATTGATCAGTTCGCACACAATTTGAGTTTCTTCTTCAGCAACGGCATGGATCCCGAATACAACGTGATTGGCCGGGTGGCACGGCGCATCTTCGCGTTGGCGCTTAAAAATCTATATCACGCCAACGAACGATCGCAAAAACTGAAATATCACATCCAGACTTCCGGACGGTCCCTGCATGCCCAGGAGATTGATTTCAATGACATACGCACCACCATTCAGGCGTTGTACGCGATCTATGACAATTGCAACTCCCTGCACACCAACGCGTATGATGAAGCCATCACCACGCCTACCGCGGAGTCAGTACGGCGAGCTTTGGCGATTCAATTGATCATCAACCGGGAATCCGGACTGGCCAAAAATGAAAATCCACTTCAAGGCAGTTTCATCATTGAAGAATTGACGCAACTGGTGGAAGAAGCGATCCTTTCTGAATTTGTACGGTTGTCTGATCGGGGCGGAGTTCTGGGCGCGATGGAAACCATGTATCAGCGCAACAAAATCCAGGAAGAGTCCATGTATTATGAACACCTCAAACATTCAGGCGAGTTTCCAATTATCGGGGTCAATACGTTCCTCAATCCGAATCCACAGGACTATGGCAATGATTTGGAACTGGCACGTTCCACTGCTGAGGAAAAAGAGTCACAACTTGTGTCGCTGGAACAGTTCCACAAATTTCATCAGCCTGAAGCTGAACGTGAACTCCAACGTCTGGGGGATGCCTGTGAGAAAAACCAGAATTTGTTTGAAGTTCTGATGGATGTCTCACAGGTGTGTTCCCTGGGGCAGATTTCACAGAAACTTTATCGTCATGGCGGACAATACCGTCGCAATATGTAA
- a CDS encoding acetoacetate--CoA ligase has protein sequence MVEPLWKPTEEQIKNTTVTRFTSWVNEQFHTNLSGYSQLHDWSVSNRETFWSALWDFGGIISSAKGDQVVENDHLMPGARWFPEASLNFAENLLRRKDEHPALIFRGESGLRKTITFAELNRKVAGLSAALKKSGVVKGDRVAGFMPNMLETVIAMLATTSLGAIWSSCSPDFGINGVLDRFGQITPKVLFTADGYIYAGKPQDSLERISGILEQLPGVEKLVVVPYVKEAPDISRFPRAVLFEDFLDQSTVEIPFEQLPFDHPLYIMYSSGTTGVPKCIVHSAGGTLIQHLKELMLHTNLTPQDTIFYYTTCGWMMWNWLVSSLAVGATVVLFDGSPFHPQPHSLFDIVEQEKVTVFGTSAKFIAAAEKAAVIPRKTHDLTHLKAILSTGSPLAPESSVYVYRDVKADLCLSSISGGTDIISCFALGNPALPVYAGELQCLGLGMDVRVFDEAGNSIREQKGELVCVKPFPSMPTGFWNDPDQQKYRAAYFEKFDNIWAHGDYAEITQGNGMIIYGRSDAVLNPGGVRIGTAEIYRQVEKVEQVLESLAIGQDWKGDVRVVLFVKLKPGFQMNDALEKTIRQTIRANTTPRHVPAKIVQVADIPRTISGKIVELAVRNVVHNLPVKNKDALANPEALEYFRNIPSLQED, from the coding sequence ATGGTTGAACCCTTATGGAAACCAACAGAGGAACAGATAAAGAATACCACTGTGACCCGGTTCACCTCCTGGGTGAATGAACAGTTCCACACAAATCTGTCAGGCTACAGCCAACTGCATGACTGGAGTGTGTCAAACCGTGAAACTTTCTGGTCGGCCCTGTGGGATTTCGGTGGAATCATTTCATCGGCCAAAGGGGATCAGGTTGTAGAAAATGATCATCTCATGCCCGGTGCTCGCTGGTTTCCAGAGGCTTCTCTCAATTTTGCTGAAAATCTGCTCCGCCGCAAGGATGAACACCCGGCCCTGATTTTTCGGGGCGAGAGCGGACTCCGTAAAACCATTACCTTTGCTGAATTAAACCGGAAAGTCGCGGGCTTGAGTGCCGCACTGAAAAAATCCGGCGTGGTCAAGGGCGACCGTGTTGCCGGGTTCATGCCCAATATGCTTGAAACAGTCATTGCCATGTTGGCAACAACCAGCCTTGGTGCCATCTGGTCCTCCTGCTCCCCGGATTTTGGCATCAACGGGGTGCTCGACCGTTTCGGACAAATCACGCCCAAAGTTTTGTTCACTGCCGATGGTTACATTTATGCCGGCAAACCACAGGACTCACTGGAAAGAATTTCCGGCATTCTGGAACAACTTCCGGGAGTTGAAAAACTGGTGGTTGTGCCGTATGTGAAGGAAGCACCGGATATTTCCCGCTTTCCCAGAGCTGTGCTGTTTGAAGATTTTCTGGATCAATCGACAGTTGAAATCCCGTTTGAACAACTGCCGTTTGATCATCCGCTGTATATCATGTATTCCTCCGGGACCACCGGTGTGCCCAAATGTATTGTGCATAGCGCTGGCGGAACCTTGATTCAGCATTTGAAAGAACTGATGCTACACACCAATCTCACTCCGCAAGACACCATTTTTTATTACACCACCTGCGGCTGGATGATGTGGAACTGGCTGGTGAGCAGTCTGGCAGTGGGAGCCACCGTGGTGCTGTTTGACGGATCACCGTTTCATCCGCAACCGCACAGTCTGTTTGACATTGTCGAACAGGAAAAAGTGACGGTGTTCGGCACCAGCGCCAAGTTCATCGCGGCCGCTGAAAAGGCCGCTGTCATACCAAGAAAAACCCATGATCTGACGCATCTCAAAGCCATTCTTTCCACAGGCTCACCCCTTGCTCCGGAAAGCTCGGTTTATGTGTATCGAGACGTCAAAGCCGATTTGTGCCTGTCCTCGATTTCCGGGGGTACCGATATTATTTCCTGTTTTGCGCTGGGAAATCCTGCCTTGCCCGTCTATGCCGGCGAATTGCAGTGTCTCGGACTCGGAATGGATGTGCGGGTGTTTGATGAAGCAGGAAATTCGATTCGTGAACAAAAAGGCGAACTGGTCTGTGTGAAACCGTTTCCCTCAATGCCGACCGGATTCTGGAATGATCCGGACCAGCAAAAATACAGAGCGGCCTATTTTGAAAAATTCGACAACATCTGGGCGCATGGTGATTATGCGGAAATCACACAGGGAAACGGCATGATCATTTATGGCAGATCCGACGCTGTGCTGAATCCGGGGGGCGTGCGGATCGGTACCGCCGAAATCTACCGCCAGGTCGAAAAAGTGGAACAGGTGCTGGAAAGTCTGGCCATCGGGCAAGACTGGAAAGGCGATGTGCGGGTCGTGCTGTTTGTGAAACTCAAACCCGGATTCCAGATGAATGACGCCCTGGAAAAAACGATCCGGCAAACCATCCGGGCCAACACCACGCCCCGGCACGTGCCGGCCAAAATTGTGCAGGTTGCTGACATTCCCCGCACCATCAGCGGCAAAATCGTGGAACTGGCGGTGCGGAATGTTGTTCACAATCTGCCCGTCAAGAACAAGGACGCACTGGCCAATCCCGAAGCACTGGAATATTTTCGGAATATTCCGTCGTTGCAGGAAGATTGA
- a CDS encoding tetratricopeptide repeat protein, with amino-acid sequence MEINSKYLQAILMNNNRRTSQRFSPTRPSCGKKRWISKRSAFSGIGAVLPRVLSIAFHMFLSMLLLAVICFHPQATAKTLWSQGLTEEEHISLLEQVTEDRLYTIAYQVAESYMQDYPEGPFLEKAHYYKARILDDSEAPPDKTLAEYQAFLTKYPESSYTAEIHGRIGSIHIKTGHYDEAISILESTLSQHETGAFRPVWYYRLGQAWFNKAEKNRQEQTENIEEMYHKASENFIKVDPLLLPLEDQPDYHYLKGWSYQYQKNIPAAEISFQAYLKVPQSHERASLVYYQMGINAQVQAQMANAQLFFDTIVSHYQDVKVYPAAVFRAAETRYIQHETLFSSQPGSSVHQETLELFQKYLETGDLTYQAVTYCRLGQLYQAAGDPAQATASYLKYLETGQGDYLGEAYFGLARIEVQTNHPSEAIHWLVKAKKLNDARFHAGSATLLSQLYQQTRQVKKKIEYLSEAVNYSWWPPDQRNYFYLELAQTYFGQNQCSDTLRVLSQSPPFENVIRKAYSGYMQGKCLLEAGKTEEGVARLESVFSLLETPEPELRKSVFALLSTVYLKRKDYPLLVSTCEKQLLPFLPDETERSSYYLYLGKVFIQAEKMAMAHEWLTKTDQGGISDQELEAVYLKSQLYLKNKEDTAAENLLLAAVKRQISESAWSIPILFELGQFYEQRQQWPKALSWFEATTRMQAKPPFEELHKQASERFNGVRNLLVSKEINELIAQKQWAPLSRFIQTELDAARMEPTPTIIDILASAEREQKNWEGILNAYARLSGKTSSSFTALLNQGTAAMELKQYKKAETFYLQALSQIETQDPATQIYMIKQLGLLYQNQKRHEDLVKVYEKLFPSVQSSAVQIQVAYLLGVTWLNSLKDEKKGLEWLEKTDQGGTSDEEMNALLLRVSHFTDSNKSIALLEKALPRKIPEKSQWFQMLHYQLGALYYAQEKWEKSLEYFQKVVKLKPVPGYEQYHKSAVELTTELKSRLKKK; translated from the coding sequence ATGGAAATCAATTCTAAATACCTTCAAGCCATCCTGATGAACAACAACAGAAGAACTTCCCAACGTTTTTCACCCACCCGACCTTCCTGTGGCAAGAAGAGGTGGATTTCTAAAAGGTCCGCCTTTTCAGGGATAGGGGCGGTTCTGCCAAGAGTGTTGAGCATTGCGTTTCACATGTTCCTGAGCATGCTTTTGCTGGCTGTTATCTGTTTCCATCCCCAGGCAACAGCCAAAACTCTCTGGAGTCAGGGACTGACTGAAGAAGAACACATATCGCTGCTGGAACAGGTGACAGAAGATCGCCTCTACACTATTGCCTATCAGGTTGCGGAAAGCTATATGCAGGATTACCCGGAAGGACCGTTTCTGGAAAAAGCGCATTATTACAAAGCCCGGATTCTGGATGACTCCGAGGCGCCTCCCGATAAAACACTGGCTGAATACCAAGCCTTTCTGACAAAGTATCCAGAATCCTCCTATACGGCTGAAATCCATGGTCGAATCGGTTCCATTCATATTAAAACAGGACACTATGATGAAGCCATTTCCATTCTGGAATCCACACTTTCTCAACATGAAACAGGTGCTTTTCGTCCTGTCTGGTATTACAGACTGGGGCAGGCATGGTTCAATAAAGCTGAAAAAAATCGACAGGAACAGACAGAAAATATTGAGGAAATGTATCACAAGGCCTCAGAGAATTTTATTAAAGTGGATCCCCTGTTGCTCCCGCTGGAAGACCAACCGGATTACCATTATCTCAAAGGCTGGAGTTATCAGTATCAAAAGAACATACCCGCGGCGGAAATCAGTTTTCAGGCATATTTGAAAGTGCCGCAATCACATGAGCGTGCCAGTCTTGTGTATTATCAGATGGGAATCAACGCCCAGGTTCAGGCACAAATGGCCAATGCCCAATTATTTTTTGACACCATCGTGTCGCATTATCAGGATGTGAAAGTGTACCCTGCGGCCGTGTTCCGTGCGGCGGAAACACGTTATATCCAGCATGAAACGTTGTTTTCATCACAACCGGGATCCAGTGTGCATCAGGAAACGCTGGAGCTGTTTCAAAAATATCTGGAAACAGGAGATCTCACCTATCAAGCGGTCACCTATTGCCGTCTGGGACAGCTTTATCAAGCCGCCGGTGATCCGGCGCAGGCCACAGCATCGTATCTGAAATATCTGGAAACAGGACAGGGGGATTACCTTGGCGAAGCATACTTTGGTCTGGCCCGGATTGAAGTTCAGACCAACCATCCTTCTGAGGCCATCCACTGGCTTGTAAAGGCGAAGAAACTCAATGATGCCAGATTTCATGCGGGTTCCGCAACGTTGTTATCACAACTCTATCAACAAACCCGGCAAGTCAAAAAGAAAATTGAGTATCTGTCTGAGGCAGTCAATTATTCATGGTGGCCTCCGGATCAACGCAATTATTTTTATCTGGAACTGGCACAAACTTATTTTGGGCAAAACCAGTGTTCTGACACCTTACGGGTCCTGTCTCAAAGTCCTCCGTTTGAAAATGTGATCCGAAAAGCCTATTCCGGTTATATGCAGGGCAAATGCTTGCTGGAAGCTGGAAAAACAGAAGAGGGTGTCGCCAGACTGGAATCGGTTTTTTCCCTCTTGGAGACACCGGAACCAGAACTCCGCAAGTCAGTGTTTGCCTTGTTGTCAACGGTTTACCTGAAACGTAAGGATTATCCACTACTGGTCAGTACCTGTGAAAAACAGCTTCTCCCCTTTCTGCCGGATGAAACCGAACGAAGCAGTTATTATCTCTATCTGGGGAAAGTGTTTATCCAGGCAGAAAAGATGGCTATGGCGCACGAATGGCTGACCAAAACAGATCAAGGTGGAATTTCCGATCAGGAACTGGAAGCCGTTTATCTGAAAAGTCAGTTATATCTGAAAAACAAGGAAGATACCGCCGCTGAAAATCTGCTGTTGGCGGCAGTCAAACGACAGATCAGTGAAAGCGCCTGGAGCATTCCCATCCTTTTTGAACTGGGACAATTCTATGAACAACGACAGCAGTGGCCCAAAGCACTGAGCTGGTTTGAAGCAACCACACGCATGCAGGCCAAACCACCCTTTGAAGAATTGCACAAACAAGCATCTGAACGATTCAATGGCGTTCGCAATCTGCTGGTCAGCAAAGAAATCAATGAACTGATCGCACAAAAACAGTGGGCACCGCTAAGCCGTTTTATTCAGACGGAACTGGATGCTGCCCGAATGGAGCCAACTCCAACGATTATAGACATTCTGGCCAGCGCAGAACGGGAACAAAAAAACTGGGAGGGAATTCTCAACGCCTATGCCCGTCTCTCCGGAAAAACATCGTCTTCCTTTACCGCATTGCTCAATCAGGGCACTGCCGCGATGGAGTTGAAACAGTATAAAAAAGCAGAAACATTTTATTTACAGGCACTCTCACAGATTGAAACACAAGATCCGGCAACACAGATTTATATGATCAAACAATTAGGCCTGCTGTATCAAAATCAAAAGCGGCATGAAGATCTGGTCAAGGTTTATGAAAAATTATTTCCCTCGGTTCAGTCCTCGGCTGTTCAAATCCAGGTAGCCTATCTGCTGGGCGTTACCTGGTTAAATTCCTTGAAAGATGAGAAAAAAGGCCTGGAGTGGCTTGAAAAAACGGATCAGGGAGGAACTTCTGATGAAGAAATGAATGCCCTCCTGCTTCGAGTTTCGCATTTTACGGATAGCAATAAATCCATTGCCTTGCTGGAAAAGGCGCTTCCACGGAAGATTCCTGAAAAATCACAATGGTTCCAGATGCTTCATTACCAACTGGGAGCCTTGTATTATGCACAGGAAAAATGGGAAAAATCCCTGGAATATTTCCAGAAGGTAGTGAAACTAAAACCAGTTCCGGGATATGAGCAGTATCATAAATCAGCAGTTGAATTGACGACAGAACTGAAGTCCAGGCTGAAAAAGAAATAA
- a CDS encoding DUF2442 domain-containing protein produces MNIIEIIPKENYLLYIKTEDGTTGLFDVSPYLDSEAFAPLKDRSEFKRIHNGKYFIEWDCGADLSADTVQTRWKPITRNAQQDVAPEYRDIEPLE; encoded by the coding sequence ATGAATATTATAGAAATTATTCCAAAGGAAAATTACCTGCTCTACATCAAAACCGAAGATGGAACCACGGGTTTGTTTGACGTCAGTCCTTATCTGGATTCTGAAGCGTTTGCCCCACTAAAAGACAGAAGCGAATTCAAGCGAATTCACAATGGTAAATACTTTATCGAATGGGATTGTGGAGCGGATCTTTCCGCAGATACGGTCCAAACTCGATGGAAGCCTATAACCCGAAATGCTCAACAAGACGTTGCACCTGAATACCGGGATATAGAACCACTGGAGTAA
- a CDS encoding nucleotidyltransferase domain-containing protein, whose translation MDINISVVKQLTENIIQLVQPLRLILFGSVVRGTATATSDIDMLVVMPEGTHRRHTAQFLYRQIKGLEIPFDLIVATPSDLEKHHNNPGLMYKTILEEGEEVYVQSGI comes from the coding sequence ATGGATATAAACATTTCAGTCGTCAAACAACTTACCGAAAATATTATCCAGTTAGTACAACCACTTCGTTTGATCCTTTTTGGTTCAGTGGTACGTGGAACAGCCACAGCCACAAGTGATATTGATATGTTGGTGGTGATGCCTGAAGGCACACATCGAAGGCATACCGCCCAATTTTTATATCGCCAGATTAAGGGACTGGAAATACCTTTTGACCTGATTGTGGCCACTCCATCAGACTTGGAAAAACACCATAATAATCCCGGATTAATGTATAAAACGATCCTTGAAGAAGGAGAAGAGGTCTATGTTCAATCAGGAATATAA